A single window of Oxyura jamaicensis isolate SHBP4307 breed ruddy duck chromosome 3, BPBGC_Ojam_1.0, whole genome shotgun sequence DNA harbors:
- the ENPP5 gene encoding ectonucleotide pyrophosphatase/phosphodiesterase family member 5 translates to MLPQKKGRIPSSVAVSCYWRVLVTCLLFLPSAFSFQPDQPKVLLVSFDGFRWDYIYQVSTPNFHYAMQNGVHVKQVTNVFLTKTYPNHYTMVTGLYAESHGIIANEMYDPILNETFSVNNMDSSIWESGIYNSKFWEEASPIWVTNQMEGHKTGAALWPGTDVKIHGVFPTYYMPYNESVSFEDRVARLIDWFKLEEPINFGLLYWEQPDEMGHVLGPENPLMGPIISDIDKKLGYLMFELKKAKLWNVVNVIITSDHGMSQSSSERLIELDQYVNRELYRVIDHSPAVAILPKEGKLDEVYEALANAHPNMTVYKKEQIPDRFHYKHNHKIQPILAVADKGWEIVFNKSDGFQFGNHGYDNSLQEMHPIFLAVGPAFRKNVTREAMNSTDLYPLLCHLLGITPLPNNGSFNNVKDILAEKVPVLLGADIYAAVVGVFLSGFLVMIFFALLVKHVILTQTSTKRMRRSEASQPLLEDP, encoded by the exons ATGTTGCCTCAGAAGAAGGGAAGAATACCTTCCAGCGTAGCTGTGAGCTGTTATTGGAGAGTCCTGGTGACTTGCTTACTATTTCTTCCAAGTGCTTTCTCTTTCCAGCCAGACCAGCCCAAGGTGTTGTTGGTATCTTTTGATGGATTTCGATGGGATTACATCTATCAAGTCTCAACTCCCAATTTTCATTATGCCATGCAGAATGGTGTTCATGTTAAACAGGTCACTAACGTGTTCCTAACGAAAACGTATCCTAATCACTATACAATGGTGACAGGTCTCTATGCAGAAAGCCACGGTATAATTGCTAATGAGATGTATGACCCTATTCTGAATGAAACTTTCTCTGTGAACAACATGGATAGCTCCATTTGGGAAAGTGGGATCTATAATTCCAAGTTCTGGGAAGAAGCCAGCCCGATATGGGTAACAAACCAGAtggaaggacataaaactggagcagctctgtggcCTGGAACGGATGTGAAAATACATGGAGTCTTTCCAACCTATTACATGCCCTACAATGAATCTGTTTCATTTGAAGACAGAGTTGCTAGGCTTATCGACTGGTTTAAGTTGGAAGAACCCATAAATTTTGGTCTGCTCTACTGGGAACAGCCTGATGAGATGGGCCATGTTCTGGGCCCAGAAAATCCACTTATGGGACCGATAATTAGTGATATTGACAAGAAGCTGGGATACCTGATGTTTGAACTGAAGAAAGCGAAGCTGTGGAATGTGGTAAATGTCATAATCACGAGTGACCATGGGATGTCACAGTCATCCTCAGAGCGGCTCATTGAGCTTGATCAGTATGTGAACAGAGAGCTCTATCGAGTCATTGACCACTCTCCTGCAGTAGCTATTTTGCCAAAAGAAG gCAAACTGGATGAAGTATATGAAGCTCTGGCCAATGCTCATCCCAACATGACTGTTTATAAAAAGGAGCAGATTCCAGATAGATTCCATTACAAACACAACCACAAGATTCAGCCAATCTTAGCTGTGGCTGATAAAGGATGGGAAATTGTATTCAATAAGTCCGATGGTTTTCAAT TTGGTAATCATGGATATGACAACAGCTTACAAGAAATGCATCCCATTTTTTTGGCAGTCGGGCCTGCTTTCAGAAAGAATGTCACCAGAGAAGCCATGAATTCTACAGATTTGTACCCCTTGTTGTGCCATCTCCTCGGTAtaacccccctgccaaacaATGGTTCGTTCAACAATGTGAAAGATATTCTTGCTGAAAAGGTTCCTGTACTCTTGGGAGCAGACATCTATGCTGCTGTTGTTGGAGTCTTTCTAAGCGGATTTcttgttatgattttttttgcacttCTTGTTAAGCATGTAATCCTTACCCAAACAAGTACCAAGCGAATGCGACGTAGTGAAGCTTCCCAGCCACTCTTAGAAGATCCATAG